From the genome of Phytohabitans rumicis, one region includes:
- a CDS encoding sensor histidine kinase, whose amino-acid sequence MLRNWLVPALLALGQVALWPGLPLLGGEPVDRVQVAAGLAATVLAAIALGWRRRAPVAALVGITPALSLGQLATPVDALMVIICIDVIALYSVGVRRPARVTFAATAALVGWQSVLGIAIYGTGRTYAGNLVIAVVVYLLAAGLGRSRRRWRAARQDAANRLARAEADRREASVVERQRLARELHDVSAHHLTSIVVTVTAARRLAERRPELAAEALEFAARAGRETQSALARLVDVMRGVESESGSGLGRRIEELAAGFVALGQPVTVRLSLDDRTGPCTEAAFGIVREALTNALRHAPGGAVQVRLDHRDGVLDVEVANAAGTAPAAAGGLGSGRGLAGMRERVATAGGTLAAGHRPDGGWRVHAMLPETSASAVDRSLLRVRGPRLADIAIALALAVLPVSAVLLPDPAVPRLDAAGGALAAMLLAAHALPLVWRRRAPWRALAGVLATTAVWPVVVGFDLLPHPAVDALATGMVAEFVAVYAVAAYGRPRHLTWLAAPLAAGALGAVAVTAAAVDGMLIEQPATALVAQLCTVVVAALFLVPLGALWGAGFAVRLRRDRVTARERRAVAASTAGAVEMAYAERARIAAGLRAAVLRHANAVTAAAEEGRLDGVLGEARAALAAMRDLLGDLRGDPDRAPQPTAAAIDALCRRQRDAGRVVELHSPAAVPALPPAVDVSAYRVVEAALAAGDAGPARVTLGYGAGDLRITVTGVPSATADPVAAGLRARITALGGRMSLDPAGTMDVWIPAR is encoded by the coding sequence GTGCTGCGGAACTGGCTGGTGCCTGCGCTGCTCGCGCTCGGCCAGGTGGCGCTGTGGCCGGGTTTGCCGCTGCTGGGCGGCGAGCCGGTCGATCGGGTCCAGGTGGCCGCGGGCCTCGCCGCCACGGTGCTGGCCGCCATCGCGCTCGGGTGGCGGCGGCGGGCGCCGGTCGCGGCGCTGGTGGGGATCACGCCCGCGCTGTCGCTCGGGCAGCTCGCCACGCCCGTCGACGCGCTGATGGTGATCATTTGCATCGACGTGATCGCGCTGTACTCGGTGGGCGTGCGCCGGCCGGCCCGGGTCACCTTCGCCGCGACCGCCGCGCTCGTCGGCTGGCAGAGCGTGCTCGGGATCGCGATCTACGGCACCGGCCGCACGTACGCCGGCAACCTGGTGATCGCCGTCGTGGTCTACCTGCTCGCGGCCGGCCTCGGGCGCAGCCGGCGGCGGTGGCGCGCGGCCCGCCAGGACGCCGCGAACCGGCTCGCCCGCGCGGAGGCCGACCGGCGGGAGGCGTCCGTTGTGGAGCGGCAGCGGCTGGCTCGCGAGTTGCACGACGTCAGCGCCCACCACTTGACGTCCATTGTGGTCACCGTGACGGCGGCGCGGCGGCTCGCCGAGCGCCGGCCGGAGCTGGCGGCCGAGGCGCTGGAGTTCGCCGCCCGCGCCGGCCGCGAGACGCAGTCGGCCCTGGCCCGGCTGGTCGACGTCATGCGTGGCGTGGAGTCGGAGAGCGGGTCGGGGCTGGGCCGGCGGATCGAGGAGTTGGCCGCCGGCTTCGTGGCGCTCGGCCAGCCGGTCACGGTGCGGCTGAGCCTGGACGACCGCACCGGGCCGTGCACCGAGGCCGCCTTCGGGATCGTCCGGGAGGCGCTCACCAACGCGCTGCGCCACGCGCCGGGCGGGGCCGTGCAGGTGCGGCTCGACCACCGCGACGGGGTCCTCGACGTGGAGGTGGCGAACGCGGCCGGCACCGCGCCGGCCGCCGCGGGCGGGCTCGGTTCCGGGCGCGGCCTCGCCGGCATGCGGGAGCGCGTGGCCACCGCCGGCGGCACCCTCGCCGCCGGGCACCGGCCGGACGGCGGCTGGCGGGTGCACGCCATGCTCCCGGAGACCTCGGCCTCCGCCGTGGATCGGTCGCTTCTTCGGGTACGCGGGCCGCGGCTCGCCGACATCGCGATCGCCCTCGCGCTGGCGGTGCTGCCGGTGTCGGCGGTGCTGCTGCCCGATCCCGCGGTGCCCCGCCTGGACGCGGCGGGCGGGGCGCTGGCCGCGATGCTGCTGGCCGCGCACGCGCTGCCGCTCGTCTGGCGCCGCCGCGCGCCGTGGCGGGCGCTCGCCGGCGTACTGGCCACCACCGCCGTGTGGCCCGTGGTGGTCGGGTTCGATCTGCTGCCGCACCCGGCCGTCGACGCGTTGGCGACGGGGATGGTCGCCGAGTTCGTGGCGGTCTACGCGGTCGCGGCGTACGGCCGGCCGCGGCACCTGACCTGGCTGGCCGCGCCGCTGGCCGCCGGCGCGCTCGGCGCGGTGGCGGTGACCGCGGCGGCCGTCGACGGCATGCTGATCGAGCAGCCGGCCACCGCGCTCGTGGCGCAGCTGTGCACGGTGGTGGTCGCGGCCCTCTTCCTGGTGCCGCTGGGCGCGCTCTGGGGTGCCGGCTTCGCGGTACGCCTGCGGCGCGACCGGGTCACCGCCCGCGAGCGGCGGGCGGTGGCGGCGTCCACGGCCGGCGCGGTCGAGATGGCGTACGCCGAGCGCGCCCGGATCGCCGCCGGGCTGCGCGCAGCCGTGCTGCGACACGCGAACGCGGTGACCGCGGCGGCCGAGGAGGGCCGGCTGGACGGCGTACTCGGGGAAGCCCGCGCGGCCCTGGCGGCCATGCGCGACCTGCTCGGCGATCTGCGGGGTGATCCCGACCGGGCACCGCAACCGACGGCCGCGGCGATCGACGCGCTGTGCCGGCGGCAGCGCGACGCCGGCCGGGTGGTCGAGCTGCACTCCCCCGCGGCGGTCCCGGCGCTGCCGCCGGCGGTGGACGTGTCGGCGTACCGGGTGGTGGAGGCCGCGCTCGCCGCGGGCGACGCCGGGCCGGCCCGGGTCACGCTCGGCTACGGCGCCGGCGACCTGCGGATCACCGTCACCGGCGTGCCGTCCGCCACGGCCGACCCGGTCGCGGCCGGGCTGCGGGCCCGGATCACCGCGCTCGGCGGGCGGATGAGCCTCGACCCGGCCGGCACGATGGACGTATGGATCCCGGCCCGATGA
- a CDS encoding AraC family transcriptional regulator, producing the protein MREGPLSFDVCGPAGRYVYGLDVIPPGLVTLGDDDSAVLGPGHRAALEDRLASLLGRPVHEPLQLPPGNDLTTGAGRSLARLLALMRAELDDHEGLIYEPLIAGRLWQGVLTTLLLATAHQYRDDLASRVPPSRPRTVKRAIDAMEAEPERPFTVATLATIAGTSVRTLQEGFRRHVGLSPMAYLRQLRLARAHAHLCTADPHQETVANVAHRWGFAHLGRFAAAYRAEYGQSPADTLRAP; encoded by the coding sequence ATGCGAGAGGGGCCGCTGTCGTTCGACGTGTGCGGGCCCGCCGGCCGGTACGTCTACGGCCTCGACGTCATCCCGCCCGGTCTGGTAACCCTCGGCGATGACGATTCCGCGGTCCTCGGGCCCGGGCATCGGGCGGCACTGGAGGATCGGTTGGCGAGCCTGCTCGGACGTCCGGTCCATGAGCCGCTGCAACTGCCGCCGGGCAACGATCTCACCACCGGCGCCGGGCGCAGCCTCGCCCGCCTGCTCGCCCTGATGAGGGCGGAGCTGGACGACCACGAGGGCCTCATCTACGAACCGCTGATCGCCGGGCGGCTGTGGCAGGGCGTGCTGACCACCCTGCTGCTGGCCACCGCCCACCAGTACCGCGACGACCTGGCGAGCCGGGTCCCGCCCAGCCGGCCCCGCACGGTCAAGCGGGCGATCGACGCGATGGAGGCCGAGCCCGAGCGGCCGTTCACGGTCGCCACGCTCGCCACGATCGCCGGTACCAGCGTGCGCACCCTGCAAGAGGGCTTCCGCCGGCACGTCGGCTTGTCGCCGATGGCGTACCTGCGGCAGCTGCGGCTGGCGCGCGCACACGCCCATCTGTGCACTGCCGACCCGCACCAGGAGACCGTGGCCAACGTCGCGCACCGCTGGGGCTTCGCCCACCTGGGCCGCTTCGCGGCCGCGTACCGAGCGGAATACGGCCAGTCCCCCGCCGACACGCTCCGCGCCCCTTGA
- a CDS encoding glycoside hydrolase family 31 protein, giving the protein MTAIRGTENGIEVSSHRQVLRIEPWGADSVRVRIGQGRIVDDLPGALLPPPPAQAVQATVDGNRATLVNGELTVVVHIDPGEAESEAEVAFRRTSTGAELLAEERAHFWWPGPRLFQPHGNGFHRIEQRFRGYDDERVFGLGQRTHGRLDQKGLVLDLVQRNAEVSIPFLLSNRGYGLLWNSPAVGRVELATNGTRWVADSARQIDYWVTTGDPAQILCRYADATGHAPMLPEWATGFWQSKLRYKTQDELLSVVREHKRRGLPMSVIITDFFHWTHLGDWKFDPAEWPDPTGMVKELDELGVKLMVSIWPTVSPLSENYRRMEAEGLLVGTESGVPHHAPWKDKGFAVEMPVAFYDATNPRAREFLWSRVKENYYDLGVRAFWLDACEPEVRPLHPGNLAFHAGPGNEVFNLYPRDSALAFYEGFAAQGDDEMVLLTRSAWAGSQRYGAALWSGDIGATFDSLRRQVRAGLNVAVSGIPWWTTDIGGFHGGDPDDPEFRELIVRWFQFNAFCPLFRLHGYRDPKVEFGPEMTGGPNEVWSFGPEAYEHIVAVLALRERLRPYLAEQLATAHRSGLPPMRPLFVDFPDDPSAWEIDDEFLLGPDLLVAPITEYGARSRTVRLPAGTGWVDAWTGTAYEGGSAFTADAPLDRIPVFRRDGANVQLRP; this is encoded by the coding sequence ATGACGGCTATCCGCGGCACGGAGAACGGCATCGAAGTGTCCTCGCACCGGCAGGTGCTGCGGATCGAGCCGTGGGGCGCCGACAGCGTGCGGGTGCGGATCGGCCAGGGGCGCATCGTCGACGACCTGCCGGGCGCGCTGCTCCCGCCGCCGCCGGCCCAGGCTGTTCAGGCCACTGTGGACGGCAACCGGGCCACACTGGTCAACGGCGAGCTGACGGTAGTCGTACACATTGATCCGGGTGAGGCGGAGTCGGAGGCCGAGGTGGCGTTCCGGCGGACCTCGACCGGCGCGGAGCTGCTGGCCGAGGAGCGCGCGCACTTCTGGTGGCCGGGCCCGCGGCTGTTCCAGCCGCACGGCAACGGCTTTCACCGGATCGAGCAGCGCTTCCGGGGGTACGACGACGAGCGCGTCTTCGGTCTCGGACAGCGCACCCACGGCCGCCTCGACCAGAAGGGGCTCGTGCTCGACCTCGTGCAGCGCAACGCCGAGGTGAGCATCCCGTTCCTGCTCTCCAACCGCGGCTACGGTCTGCTGTGGAATTCGCCGGCGGTGGGCCGCGTGGAGCTGGCCACCAACGGCACCCGGTGGGTCGCCGACAGCGCCCGCCAGATCGACTACTGGGTGACCACCGGCGACCCGGCTCAGATCCTGTGCCGGTACGCCGACGCCACCGGACACGCACCGATGCTGCCGGAGTGGGCGACCGGCTTCTGGCAGTCCAAGCTGCGCTACAAGACGCAGGACGAGCTGCTCTCCGTGGTCCGTGAGCACAAGCGGCGCGGGCTGCCGATGTCGGTCATCATCACCGACTTCTTCCACTGGACGCACCTCGGCGACTGGAAGTTCGACCCGGCCGAGTGGCCCGACCCGACCGGCATGGTCAAGGAGCTGGACGAGCTGGGCGTGAAGCTGATGGTGTCGATCTGGCCCACGGTGAGCCCGCTGTCCGAGAACTACCGGCGGATGGAGGCCGAGGGCCTGCTCGTCGGCACCGAGAGCGGCGTGCCGCACCACGCGCCCTGGAAGGACAAGGGCTTCGCGGTGGAGATGCCGGTCGCGTTCTACGACGCCACCAACCCTCGCGCCCGCGAGTTTCTCTGGTCGCGGGTCAAGGAAAACTACTACGACCTCGGGGTACGCGCGTTCTGGCTGGACGCGTGCGAGCCGGAGGTGCGCCCGCTGCACCCGGGCAACCTGGCCTTCCACGCCGGGCCGGGCAACGAGGTGTTCAACCTGTACCCGCGGGACAGCGCGCTGGCGTTCTACGAGGGCTTCGCGGCGCAGGGCGACGACGAGATGGTGCTGCTGACCCGGTCCGCCTGGGCCGGCAGCCAGCGGTACGGCGCCGCGCTGTGGTCCGGCGACATCGGCGCGACGTTCGACTCGCTGCGCCGGCAGGTACGCGCCGGCCTCAACGTGGCGGTGTCCGGCATTCCATGGTGGACGACCGACATCGGCGGCTTCCACGGCGGCGACCCGGACGACCCGGAGTTCCGCGAGCTGATCGTGCGGTGGTTCCAGTTCAACGCGTTCTGCCCGCTCTTCCGCCTGCACGGCTACCGGGATCCGAAGGTGGAGTTCGGTCCGGAGATGACCGGCGGCCCCAACGAGGTGTGGTCGTTCGGCCCGGAGGCGTACGAGCACATCGTCGCCGTCCTGGCCCTGCGCGAGCGGCTGCGGCCGTACCTGGCGGAGCAGCTGGCCACCGCGCACCGCAGCGGACTGCCGCCGATGCGCCCGCTCTTCGTGGACTTCCCGGACGACCCGAGCGCGTGGGAGATCGACGACGAGTTCCTGTTGGGCCCGGACCTCCTGGTCGCGCCCATCACCGAGTACGGCGCCCGGTCGCGCACCGTGCGGCTGCCGGCCGGCACCGGCTGGGTGGACGCGTGGACCGGGACGGCGTACGAGGGCGGCTCCGCGTTCACCGCCGACGCCCCGCTCGACCGGATCCCGGTGTTCCGCCGCGATGGCGCGAATGTGCAACTGCGCCCATGA
- a CDS encoding STAS domain-containing protein, whose amino-acid sequence MSLSIVTSALPGGVVEIAPRGEIDVDTAHEVREAVAAVLTKSRPTRIQLNMRLVSFIDSVGISAMVAGFQTAEVSGVKLLVTEPSRFVHRQLWVTGLLGLFGAPEPYFAGSAAGSEVPSPNA is encoded by the coding sequence GTGAGCCTGTCGATCGTTACGTCGGCCCTGCCCGGCGGTGTGGTGGAAATTGCTCCGCGCGGAGAGATCGATGTCGACACGGCGCACGAGGTGCGTGAAGCGGTGGCGGCTGTGCTCACCAAGAGCCGGCCAACGCGCATCCAGCTCAACATGAGGCTGGTGAGCTTCATCGACTCGGTGGGCATCAGCGCGATGGTCGCCGGGTTCCAGACGGCCGAGGTCAGCGGCGTCAAGCTGCTGGTCACCGAGCCCAGCCGGTTCGTGCACCGGCAGCTGTGGGTCACCGGCCTGCTCGGCCTGTTCGGCGCTCCGGAGCCCTACTTCGCCGGCTCCGCAGCCGGCTCCGAGGTGCCCTCGCCGAACGCGTGA
- the surE gene encoding 5'/3'-nucleotidase SurE codes for MKVLVTNDDGIAAPGIRALARAAVDAGLEVVVAAPIEEASGMSAAMTAVRQDGRIVVTAHPLDGLDGVESYGVAGSPGFIALIATLGAFGPPPELVLSGINRGANTGLALLHSGTVGAAFTAAANGCRALAVSLDMPMADVFRAGRPADEHRHWATAGTVAAELLPALKSAPERTVFNLNVPDLPRDRLRGVRRARLASFGQVRMAVAEVGVGYVRTTLEETDVRLEPGTDAALLVEGYATVTAVRAVSEVDVELP; via the coding sequence ATGAAGGTATTGGTTACCAACGACGATGGCATCGCCGCACCTGGGATCCGGGCGCTGGCTCGGGCGGCGGTGGACGCGGGGCTGGAGGTGGTGGTCGCCGCGCCGATCGAGGAGGCGAGCGGGATGAGCGCCGCCATGACCGCGGTCAGGCAGGACGGGCGGATCGTCGTCACCGCGCACCCGCTGGACGGGCTGGACGGTGTCGAGTCGTACGGGGTGGCCGGCTCCCCCGGGTTCATCGCGCTGATCGCGACGTTGGGCGCGTTCGGGCCGCCGCCGGAGCTCGTGCTGTCGGGCATCAACCGCGGCGCCAACACCGGGCTGGCCCTGCTGCACTCGGGCACGGTGGGTGCGGCGTTCACGGCGGCGGCGAACGGCTGCCGCGCGCTGGCCGTATCGCTGGACATGCCGATGGCCGACGTTTTCCGTGCGGGCAGGCCCGCCGACGAGCACCGGCACTGGGCGACGGCGGGGACGGTCGCGGCCGAGTTGCTGCCCGCGTTGAAGAGCGCGCCGGAGCGGACCGTCTTCAACCTCAACGTGCCGGATCTGCCACGCGACCGGCTCCGGGGCGTACGTCGGGCGCGGCTGGCCAGCTTCGGTCAGGTGCGGATGGCGGTGGCGGAGGTCGGGGTGGGCTACGTGCGCACGACCCTGGAGGAGACCGACGTACGCCTGGAGCCGGGCACCGACGCGGCACTGCTCGTGGAGGGGTACGCCACCGTCACCGCGGTCCGGGCGGTGTCCGAAGTGGACGTCGAGCTGCCCTGA
- a CDS encoding coiled-coil domain-containing protein has protein sequence MAHARSRFGLAAVLLAAAFALVGIHPAPAAAAPNDPEGGTATLRDQLEAASKGFVVAQSTLAKSKKRQQELTTQLAQVERDLVVKQSTLGEVANTAYQRGRLGPISALLNSDSPEGFMDRAAALDALAATEDKKLRDLLDTQEDVKNAKLAIDNEIREQQKQVQVMAARKKQAENALAAEGGGDSADGPSGSGAATASQGPSGSGSCSVKDPTGTGGCITPRLLHAYNETKKAGFSKYVYCWRSGGSGEHPKGRACDWAVASGGFGSVASGSNKDYGDRLANFYIKNASALGVLYVIWFRRIWLPSSGWKSYSGSGSPSAEHTDHVHLSVT, from the coding sequence ATGGCTCACGCCCGCAGCCGATTCGGGCTCGCCGCTGTGCTGCTCGCGGCCGCGTTCGCCCTGGTCGGCATCCACCCTGCACCGGCGGCCGCCGCGCCCAACGACCCCGAGGGCGGCACGGCCACGCTCCGCGATCAACTCGAAGCGGCGAGCAAGGGTTTCGTGGTCGCACAGTCCACACTGGCCAAGTCGAAGAAGCGGCAGCAGGAGCTGACCACGCAACTCGCCCAGGTGGAGCGCGACCTCGTCGTCAAGCAGTCCACGCTGGGTGAGGTGGCCAACACGGCGTACCAGCGGGGTCGTCTCGGTCCGATCTCGGCGCTGCTCAACAGCGACTCGCCGGAAGGCTTCATGGACCGGGCCGCGGCACTCGACGCGCTCGCCGCCACCGAGGACAAGAAGCTCCGCGACCTGCTCGACACCCAGGAAGATGTCAAGAACGCCAAGCTCGCGATCGACAACGAGATCCGCGAGCAGCAGAAGCAGGTCCAGGTCATGGCCGCCCGCAAGAAGCAGGCCGAAAACGCCCTCGCCGCCGAGGGTGGTGGCGACAGCGCAGACGGGCCGAGCGGCAGCGGCGCGGCGACCGCCAGCCAGGGACCGAGCGGCTCCGGCAGCTGCTCCGTCAAGGACCCGACCGGCACCGGCGGCTGCATCACCCCGCGGCTCCTGCACGCGTACAACGAGACGAAGAAGGCCGGCTTCAGCAAGTACGTCTACTGCTGGCGCAGCGGCGGCTCGGGTGAACACCCCAAGGGCCGGGCATGCGACTGGGCGGTGGCGTCGGGCGGCTTCGGCAGCGTGGCGAGCGGCAGCAACAAGGACTACGGCGACCGGCTCGCCAACTTCTACATCAAGAACGCGAGCGCTCTCGGCGTGCTCTACGTGATCTGGTTCCGCCGGATCTGGCTACCAAGCAGCGGCTGGAAGTCGTACAGCGGCAGCGGCAGCCCCTCCGCCGAACACACCGACCACGTCCACCTATCCGTAACGTAG
- a CDS encoding cation diffusion facilitator family transporter, which translates to MGAGHDHGAVATRAGERHRGRLWAAFALLAAFMVIEAVAALLTGSLALLSDAGHMFTDVLGIGMALAAIYAASRAAGDPQRTFGLYRLEVLAALGNAVLLFGVAIYVLIESVRRFADPPEVPAGPMLVVAAAGLVANLVAFGLLRSGAKESLNVRGAYLEVLGDLLGSAGVIVAAAVIALTDWWYADPIVAVAVGLFILPRTWKLARAAVRILVQAAPEHVDVTAVQTRLAAVPGVCDVHDLHVWTLTSGMDVASAHLTLDPAAQVGPVLVAAREALHDDFDIAHATLQVEPAESCQETTW; encoded by the coding sequence ATGGGTGCGGGACACGATCACGGGGCAGTGGCCACGCGGGCCGGTGAGCGCCATCGCGGGCGGCTGTGGGCGGCGTTTGCGCTGCTCGCGGCGTTCATGGTGATCGAGGCGGTCGCCGCGCTGCTGACCGGCTCGCTCGCCCTGCTGTCCGACGCCGGGCACATGTTCACCGACGTGCTCGGGATCGGGATGGCACTGGCGGCCATCTACGCTGCCTCGCGGGCCGCCGGCGATCCGCAGCGGACGTTCGGGCTGTACCGGCTGGAGGTGCTCGCGGCGCTCGGCAACGCGGTGCTGCTCTTCGGCGTGGCGATCTACGTCCTGATCGAGTCGGTACGCCGCTTCGCCGACCCGCCCGAGGTGCCCGCCGGCCCGATGCTCGTGGTCGCCGCGGCCGGGCTGGTCGCCAACCTCGTCGCGTTCGGCCTGCTGCGCTCCGGCGCGAAGGAGAGCCTGAACGTGCGCGGCGCGTACCTGGAGGTGCTCGGCGACCTGCTCGGCTCGGCCGGCGTGATCGTCGCGGCCGCGGTGATCGCCCTGACCGACTGGTGGTACGCCGACCCGATCGTCGCCGTCGCGGTGGGCCTGTTCATCCTGCCGCGCACCTGGAAGCTGGCCCGCGCGGCGGTGCGCATCCTCGTGCAGGCCGCGCCCGAGCACGTCGACGTGACCGCCGTACAGACCCGCCTGGCCGCCGTGCCCGGCGTGTGCGACGTGCACGACCTGCACGTGTGGACGCTCACCTCCGGCATGGACGTGGCGTCCGCCCACCTCACCCTCGACCCGGCCGCGCAGGTCGGCCCTGTTCTGGTCGCCGCGCGCGAGGCGCTGCACGACGACTTCGACATCGCGCACGCCACCCTCCAGGTCGAGCCGGCGGAGTCCTGCCAAGAGACCACATGGTGA
- a CDS encoding SMP-30/gluconolactonase/LRE family protein, with protein sequence MDRSVLTRRALLTSSAAAAISAATVSVPSAASAGQKHLPDVIALPNGFRPEGIAIGKQPYAYFGSLADGRIYRASLVTGRGKVISPGPGTPSVGLKIDRHGLFVAGGAAGDGRVVDPRTGEILASYQFASAPTFINDVVVTPFGAFFTDSNNPFLYKVTRPGAFTPLPYSGDLVYQAGFNVNGIAPTPDGRALLVVQSNTGGLFRVNPATGATTQVDLGGEILTNGDGLLVLGRSLYVVQNRLNQVAVFRLDRRGTSGALVTRLTSPNFDVPTTVAAFGDRLYLPNARFTTTPTPDTTYTAVAVKRTA encoded by the coding sequence GTGGATCGAAGTGTGCTTACTCGTCGTGCTCTCCTCACGTCCTCCGCCGCCGCAGCGATATCGGCGGCCACCGTCAGCGTTCCAAGCGCCGCGAGCGCCGGTCAGAAGCACCTTCCCGACGTCATCGCGCTGCCCAACGGCTTCCGGCCGGAGGGCATCGCCATCGGCAAGCAGCCGTACGCCTACTTCGGCTCCCTCGCCGACGGCCGCATCTACCGGGCCAGCCTCGTCACCGGCCGCGGCAAGGTCATCTCGCCCGGACCGGGCACGCCGTCCGTCGGCTTGAAAATCGACCGCCACGGCCTCTTCGTCGCCGGCGGAGCAGCCGGCGACGGCCGGGTCGTCGACCCGCGTACCGGGGAGATCCTCGCGTCGTATCAGTTCGCGAGCGCGCCGACGTTCATCAACGACGTCGTGGTGACCCCGTTCGGGGCGTTCTTCACCGACTCGAACAACCCGTTCCTCTACAAGGTGACGCGGCCCGGCGCCTTCACCCCGTTGCCGTACAGCGGCGACCTCGTCTACCAGGCCGGCTTCAACGTCAACGGGATCGCGCCCACGCCGGACGGGCGGGCGCTGCTGGTCGTGCAGTCCAACACGGGCGGACTCTTCCGGGTCAACCCGGCCACCGGCGCGACCACCCAGGTCGACCTCGGCGGCGAGATCCTCACCAACGGCGACGGGCTGCTGGTGCTCGGCCGCAGCCTCTACGTGGTGCAGAACAGGCTCAACCAGGTCGCCGTCTTCCGCCTCGACCGGCGGGGCACCAGCGGTGCCCTGGTCACCCGCCTCACCAGCCCGAACTTCGACGTACCCACGACCGTCGCCGCGTTCGGCGACCGGCTCTACCTGCCGAACGCCCGCTTCACCACGACGCCGACGCCGGACACCACGTACACGGCGGTCGCGGTCAAGCGGACAGCGTGA